DNA from Krasilnikovia cinnamomea:
GCGACGGGTCAGTTCCGGCGCCGCGATGACGCCCCGGCAGCTCGGCGCCGACCTGGTGACCGCGTGGCGGCATCCGGGCACCCGGCTCGGGCTGTGGACGCATTTCAGCACCCAGTTCACCGGTACGGTGTTCGCGCTCATGTGGGGCTACCCGTTCCTCGTGGCGGGCGAGGGGTTGTCCCGGAGCCAGGCCAGCGCGCTGCTCACCGTGTTCGTGCTGACCGGCATGGCGGCCGGGCCGGTGATCGGGGTGCTGGTGCAGCGGCATCCGATGCGCCGCTCCTGGCTGGTGCTCGGCGTGATCGGCGCGAACGCGCTCGCCTGGGCGCTCGTGCTGGCCTGGCCGGGCCGGGCACCGCTGCCGCTGCTCGTGCTGCTGGTGCTGGCGCTGGGGCTGGGCGGGCCCGGCTCGATGATCGGCTTCGAGTTCGCCCGTACGTTCAATCCGCCGAACCGGCTGGGCACCGCGACCGGCATCGTCAACGTGGGCGGGTTCGTGGCGTCGCTGGTCACGATCCTGCTGGTCGGCCTGGTCCTGGATGCCCGCACGGGCGGCCGGGCGGGGTACGGCATCGACGACTTCAAGCTCGCCATGTCGGTGCAGTACCTGATCGGTGGCCTGGGGGTGGTCGGGATTCTGCGGACCCGGCGGCTGGCCCGCCAGCGGCTGGCCGACGAGCAGGGACTCGTCGTGCGGCCGATGCGTGAGGTGCTGGCCGACCGGGGGTGGTTCGGGCGTCGGGAAACGTTGACGCGGGGGGACAATCCGGAGGGTACTCACCCGAAGGAGCGTGCACGGTGAACGTGAGCGAGGTACTGAACGAGGCGCTGGGCCGGCTGCCCGACCTGGTGCGGGGTGCCGTCGAGGGCCTGACCCCGGAGCAGTTGCACTGGGCCCCGGCCGCGGGCGCCAACTCGATCGGCTGGCTGGTGTGGCACCTGACCCGGGTGCAGGACGGCCACGTGGCGGAGCTGCTCGGCGCGGAGCAGATCTACCTGACCGGCGACTGGGCGGCC
Protein-coding regions in this window:
- a CDS encoding MFS transporter; translated protein: MALRPEARAWAVWGVGLSAYVVAVLHRTSLGVAGLDAQARFQAGAGALASFAVLQLLVYAALQVPVGVLLDRFGSLRLVVSGALLMAAGQALMAVTHDMTGAVVARVLVGAGDAMTFISVLRLVPQWFPTRRVPVLTQLTGLMGQAGQVLSAVPLAALLAGRGWSTAFGAAAGAGVFVGLVALAALHDSPQRRVSSGAAMTPRQLGADLVTAWRHPGTRLGLWTHFSTQFTGTVFALMWGYPFLVAGEGLSRSQASALLTVFVLTGMAAGPVIGVLVQRHPMRRSWLVLGVIGANALAWALVLAWPGRAPLPLLVLLVLALGLGGPGSMIGFEFARTFNPPNRLGTATGIVNVGGFVASLVTILLVGLVLDARTGGRAGYGIDDFKLAMSVQYLIGGLGVVGILRTRRLARQRLADEQGLVVRPMREVLADRGWFGRRETLTRGDNPEGTHPKERAR